One segment of Acidimicrobiales bacterium DNA contains the following:
- a CDS encoding lysophospholipid acyltransferase family protein, which produces MAYWVLKVLLSPIFFLLWRIKVEGREHVPTTGPVILAPNHVTFLDSLFLPLVLRRRVTFVAKSEYFDSWKTAWFFRAAGQIPMRREGGSASERALAAARDVLADGKVLGIYPEGTRSPDGRLYRGHTGVARLAIGCSAPVIPVGLVGTSRVQLPGSNLPRPFKKVVVRFGPPLHLARVGGDAAADPLTLRLVTDELMFEIRSLSGQEYVDRYAKRHGVVGGAEVAHVHSSPNGDGHAPAPVPPVAPQPESAASDSAA; this is translated from the coding sequence GTGGCCTACTGGGTGCTGAAGGTCCTGCTCAGCCCCATCTTCTTCCTGCTGTGGCGGATCAAGGTCGAGGGGCGCGAGCACGTCCCCACCACGGGGCCCGTGATCCTGGCCCCCAACCACGTCACCTTCCTCGATTCCTTGTTCCTGCCGCTGGTGCTGCGCCGGCGGGTCACCTTCGTGGCCAAGTCCGAGTACTTCGACTCGTGGAAGACGGCGTGGTTCTTCCGAGCCGCCGGCCAGATCCCCATGCGCCGCGAGGGCGGGAGCGCGTCGGAGCGGGCGCTGGCCGCCGCCCGCGACGTCCTGGCCGACGGCAAGGTGCTCGGCATCTACCCCGAGGGGACCCGATCGCCCGACGGCCGCCTCTACCGCGGCCACACCGGGGTGGCGCGACTGGCGATCGGGTGCAGTGCCCCTGTCATCCCCGTCGGGCTGGTCGGGACGTCGCGGGTGCAGCTCCCGGGCTCGAACCTGCCCCGGCCGTTCAAGAAGGTCGTGGTGCGGTTCGGGCCGCCGCTCCACCTGGCCCGGGTCGGCGGGGACGCCGCCGCCGACCCGCTCACCCTGCGCCTCGTGACCGACGAGCTGATGTTCGAGATCCGCTCCCTGTCGGGCCAGGAGTACGTCGACCGCTACGCCAAGCGCCACGGCGTGGTCGGGGGCGCCGAGGTGGCTCACGTCCACTCGTCGCCGAACGGCGACGGCCATGCACCGGCGCCGGTGCCGCCCGTGGCACCGCAGCCCGAGTCGGCTGCGTCTGATTCCGCCGCCTGA
- a CDS encoding TetR family transcriptional regulator: MARRLTARGQRRRQELLDFAARQFASQGYHPTSVTDIVDGLGVGKGVFYWYFASKEELFRQILADAQRDLRRNQRQAIGDEPDPVRRIEAGIKVTVAWLDANRHLFTLLEFARTEERFAALIRQGEEQAVADALPHVKAGIAAGMIRRDDPLVLAHGILGVTDRLARVLVLEQGRAAEEAGAAAVAFCLEGILSPAAAQRRLGRSPG; encoded by the coding sequence ATGGCACGCCGCTTGACCGCACGGGGGCAGCGGCGGCGCCAGGAGCTGCTCGACTTCGCGGCGCGCCAGTTCGCCTCACAGGGCTACCACCCGACATCGGTCACCGACATCGTGGACGGCCTGGGCGTGGGCAAGGGCGTCTTCTACTGGTACTTCGCCTCGAAGGAGGAGCTGTTCCGTCAGATCCTGGCGGACGCCCAGCGCGACCTGCGGCGCAACCAGCGCCAGGCCATCGGGGACGAGCCCGACCCCGTGCGGCGCATCGAGGCCGGCATCAAGGTCACGGTGGCGTGGCTCGACGCCAACCGCCACCTCTTCACCCTGCTCGAGTTCGCCCGCACCGAGGAGCGCTTCGCCGCACTCATCCGCCAGGGCGAGGAGCAGGCGGTCGCCGACGCCCTCCCGCACGTGAAGGCGGGCATCGCCGCGGGCATGATCCGGCGCGACGATCCCCTGGTCCTGGCGCACGGCATCCTGGGCGTGACCGACCGCCTGGCGCGGGTCCTCGTCCTCGAACAGGGCCGGGCCGCCGAGGAAGCCGGTGCGGCGGCCGTCGCCTTCTGCCT
- a CDS encoding cytochrome c biogenesis protein DipZ, with protein sequence MLLLYVIGFLAGLVAGISPCILPVLPVVLVAGASAPVQDSSADDGVEAGGGRPEPEPGGAPTTGRAPVRSPRRSYRAYAVVAGLVVSFTVFTLVGSSLLSALGLPQDFLRDAGLVVLGAAAAGLMVPALGHVLERPFARLGRRQPTTDAGAFVLGLGLGVLFVPCAGPVLAAITVVSAMHQVGLRAVVLTIDFSLGAAVPLLAVALAGQRVAERVKALRSRAPVARRIGGAVLLAMTLLIAFNVTDGLQRDVPGYTSALQKHIEGGAYATHQLASLTSGSGASPSLADCTPGVPVLEDCGAAPDFRGVTAWLDTPGGRPLTLKGLRGKVVLVDFWTYSCINCQRSLPHVESWYSRYEADGFVVVGVHTPEFAFEHVVSNVVTASHQLGVRYPVAVDDGYKTWTAYSNQYWPAEYLIDASGHVRHAEFGEGDYRVTESLIRQLLVAAHPTLRLPGTTHVPDVTPTGALTPESYLGYTRVQNFAGTSITPDRAAAYRFPAVLAPGTLALAGTWTVGKEKATAGAGGRLELSFHAKRVYLVLGGTGTVDVAVDGLHTQTVAVSGIPRLYTLVQAPGVESATLVLGMSPGIDAYDFTFG encoded by the coding sequence GTGCTGCTGCTGTACGTCATCGGCTTCCTGGCAGGACTGGTCGCCGGCATCTCCCCGTGCATCCTGCCCGTGCTGCCCGTCGTTCTCGTGGCGGGCGCCTCGGCCCCGGTGCAGGACTCGTCGGCCGACGACGGCGTCGAGGCGGGGGGTGGACGGCCCGAGCCCGAACCCGGCGGCGCCCCGACGACCGGCCGGGCGCCGGTTCGCTCCCCGCGGCGCAGCTACCGCGCCTACGCGGTCGTGGCCGGGCTGGTGGTGAGCTTCACCGTCTTCACCCTGGTGGGCTCGTCGCTGCTCAGCGCGCTCGGCCTGCCCCAGGATTTCCTGCGCGACGCCGGCCTCGTGGTCCTCGGGGCGGCCGCCGCGGGCCTCATGGTCCCCGCCCTCGGCCACGTCCTGGAACGCCCCTTCGCCCGGTTGGGACGGCGCCAACCGACCACCGATGCCGGCGCCTTCGTCCTCGGCCTCGGGCTGGGCGTGCTGTTCGTGCCCTGCGCCGGGCCGGTGCTCGCCGCCATCACCGTCGTGAGCGCCATGCACCAGGTGGGCCTGCGTGCCGTGGTGCTCACGATCGACTTCTCGCTCGGGGCGGCCGTCCCGCTCTTGGCCGTGGCCCTCGCCGGGCAACGGGTGGCCGAGCGCGTGAAGGCGTTGCGGTCCCGGGCCCCTGTCGCCCGGCGGATCGGCGGCGCCGTGCTCCTGGCCATGACCCTGCTGATCGCCTTCAACGTCACCGACGGCCTCCAGCGTGACGTGCCCGGGTACACGAGCGCGCTCCAGAAGCACATCGAGGGCGGCGCCTACGCCACACACCAGCTGGCGTCGCTCACGAGCGGGTCGGGCGCGTCGCCGTCGCTCGCCGACTGCACCCCCGGCGTGCCCGTGCTCGAGGACTGCGGCGCCGCCCCCGACTTCCGGGGCGTCACGGCCTGGCTCGACACGCCGGGGGGCCGCCCCCTGACGCTGAAGGGACTGCGGGGCAAGGTGGTGCTCGTCGACTTCTGGACGTACTCGTGCATCAACTGCCAGCGCTCGCTTCCCCATGTCGAGTCGTGGTACTCGCGTTACGAGGCCGACGGGTTCGTCGTCGTGGGCGTGCACACCCCCGAGTTCGCCTTCGAGCATGTCGTCTCCAACGTCGTGACGGCGTCGCACCAGCTGGGCGTGCGGTACCCGGTGGCCGTCGACGACGGGTACAAGACGTGGACCGCCTACAGCAACCAGTACTGGCCGGCCGAGTACCTGATCGACGCCAGCGGCCACGTCCGCCACGCCGAGTTCGGCGAGGGCGACTACCGCGTGACCGAGTCGCTCATCCGCCAACTCCTGGTGGCCGCCCACCCCACCCTCCGGCTGCCGGGCACGACCCACGTCCCCGACGTCACCCCCACCGGCGCGCTCACCCCCGAGTCGTACCTCGGCTACACGCGTGTGCAGAACTTCGCCGGCACCTCGATCACCCCGGACCGCGCCGCCGCCTACCGGTTCCCGGCGGTCCTGGCCCCCGGCACCCTGGCGCTGGCGGGGACGTGGACGGTGGGCAAGGAGAAGGCCACCGCCGGGGCCGGGGGGCGCCTGGAGCTGTCGTTCCACGCCAAGCGCGTCTACCTCGTCCTCGGGGGCACCGGCACCGTCGACGTGGCGGTGGACGGCCTGCACACGCAGACCGTCGCCGTGTCGGGCATCCCCCGCCTCTACACGCTGGTGCAGGCGCCCGGTGTCGAGTCGGCCACGTTGGTGCTGGGCATGTCGCCGGGCATCGATGCCTACGACTTCACCTTCGGGTGA
- a CDS encoding DinB family protein: MVDDLLDPRRVEPPFVASERAMLAGWLEFHRVTLLLKCEGLDDARRKARPIPTSKLSLHGLVRHMAEVERSWFRRTLLSAPETPPIWYDPAIEDSELVPLDDADWAADLAAWQEECGHSRAAAAAHDLDDTGLRHGEPCSLRWIYTHMIEEYARHNGHADLIRELVDGAVGW, encoded by the coding sequence GTGGTGGACGACCTCCTCGACCCGCGCCGCGTCGAGCCGCCCTTCGTGGCGAGCGAGCGGGCCATGCTCGCGGGGTGGCTCGAATTCCATCGCGTCACGCTCCTCTTGAAGTGCGAGGGCCTCGACGATGCCCGCCGCAAGGCCCGGCCGATCCCCACGTCGAAGCTGTCGCTGCACGGCCTGGTGCGCCACATGGCCGAGGTCGAGCGGTCCTGGTTCCGGCGGACGCTTCTCAGCGCGCCGGAGACGCCGCCCATCTGGTACGACCCGGCGATCGAGGACAGTGAGCTCGTGCCGCTCGACGACGCCGACTGGGCGGCCGACCTGGCCGCATGGCAGGAGGAATGCGGGCACAGCCGGGCGGCCGCGGCGGCCCACGACCTCGACGACACCGGCCTGCGCCACGGCGAGCCCTGTTCGCTGCGATGGATCTACACCCACATGATCGAGGAGTACGCGCGGCACAACGGCCACGCCGACCTCATCCGCGAGCTCGTCGACGGTGCCGTCGGCTGGTGA